Part of the Methanobacterium paludis genome is shown below.
TATAATGCTTGGAGGATCAACAACAGAGTCCAGTGAGCTTGATGCAACTGCAAAAGCACTTAAAGAGAATGTTGATGTGCCTGTTATTCTTTTTCCAGGTAATATCACTGGTGTTAGTAGGTATGCAGACGCTATATTTTTCATGAGTCTTTTGAATTCATCTAATCCTTATTGGATAACAGGTGCACAGGCCCTTGGCGCTCCAACCATTAAAAAGATGGGTATTGAAACTATACCTATGGGATACCTTGTTGTTGAACCTGGTGGAACTGTTGGATGGGTTGGAGATGCAAAACTCATACCTCGTGCTAAACCCGATCTTGCGGTGGCGTATTCCATTGCAGCAGAATTTATGGGAATGAAACTTTTGTATCTTGAAGCTGGATCTGGTGCTGGAGAACCTGTTCCAGGGGAGATGATCTCGAAGGTCAAAAAAACCACCGATATTATGGTCATAGTCGGCGGTGGAATTCGAAGCGGCGAAGAAGCAGCTCAGGTAGCAAAAGCAGGTGCAGATATCATAGTAACGGGAACAGTAGTTGAAAACTGCTCCAACATAAGATCTAAGATATCTGAGATTGTTGAAGGTATTAAATCTGTTTAAATAAACTTTTTTTATGTATCTGATTTATCTTTTTGATTATTTTTTTTATTTTTGATTCTTCTTAATTGTTTTTAAATTATTCTAGATTATTTTCCTTTTTTTAAATTTTATTGATTATTCTTTCCTTATTTATACTTTTTAAGTTTTTAGACACGATTGAATGTTAAATCTAAAAGTTCACTATTGTTATAATAAAAAATTATATTTAAGTGCACATAAACTATTACAGAGGTGAAATTCATGTCTAGTTGTGATGTAAATGGATACGAAGAAATATCCAACAGAATAAAGGATAAATTAGGTTTAACTAAATCTCCAGTTGCAATTAAACTAGTATTAAGGGAAGAAGATATCCCTGAGGGGATTTCAAAGATAGATGAAAGTATCAGGCACTGTGAAATGGTTCAAAAGGCAGCGCAAGGTGCAACATTCTATGCAACAGTGGCAGAAGAGAAATGTAAAGGTGGAGCATCAGCAATAGGATTAATGGAACCGCCGGAAATGGTTAAAACTGGTGAAACTTATTACAAACTGAAAAGGTTCTCAAGTTTGGGTGCTGCCAAACGTACAGTGGATTCAATCCCAAAAATAGAGCCTATAATGAAAGCTATAGCTTACGCACCACTTGAAACTGCACCATTTGACCCAGATGTTATTGTGATAATTGCAAACCCTAAACAGGCAATGCAACTTTCTCAGGCATTGGTTTACACTCTGGGTGGTCGTGTTGAGGCAGATTTCTCTGGAATCCAGTCGATCTGTGCCGATGCAGTTGCAGGACCTTACACACGAAAGACAGCCAACATCACTTTAGGTTGCAGTGGGTCACGTAAATACGCTAAAATCAATCCAGACGAGGTAATTGTTGGATTAAACGGCGAAAACATTGGTTGTGTTGTGAACGCGCTTGATGCACTGTAATTCTCTTTTTTTTCTTTATTTATAGAACTTTTTTTATTATAATTCTGTTTAAAAACATTTTCTTATTTCATCCCACTTGCATGCGTTTAATGACCCTCTTTTATAATTTTTATCAATAATTATAATCAAATCGTTCAGTGCATTTTCATGCCTAATTGTAATATGAATGAAGTACAAT
Proteins encoded:
- a CDS encoding geranylgeranylglyceryl/heptaprenylglyceryl phosphate synthase, whose product is MNVENYFRESLKDHKLHLTLLDPEEQSPDKAVSMAKEAVAGGTDGIMLGGSTTESSELDATAKALKENVDVPVILFPGNITGVSRYADAIFFMSLLNSSNPYWITGAQALGAPTIKKMGIETIPMGYLVVEPGGTVGWVGDAKLIPRAKPDLAVAYSIAAEFMGMKLLYLEAGSGAGEPVPGEMISKVKKTTDIMVIVGGGIRSGEEAAQVAKAGADIIVTGTVVENCSNIRSKISEIVEGIKSV
- a CDS encoding DUF169 domain-containing protein, with the translated sequence MSSCDVNGYEEISNRIKDKLGLTKSPVAIKLVLREEDIPEGISKIDESIRHCEMVQKAAQGATFYATVAEEKCKGGASAIGLMEPPEMVKTGETYYKLKRFSSLGAAKRTVDSIPKIEPIMKAIAYAPLETAPFDPDVIVIIANPKQAMQLSQALVYTLGGRVEADFSGIQSICADAVAGPYTRKTANITLGCSGSRKYAKINPDEVIVGLNGENIGCVVNALDAL